The following nucleotide sequence is from Pedobacter sp. PACM 27299.
ATTCAATTGTGACATCATTTGTAAATTTTGTGACTTGTCCACCAATTGAAAATACTGCATGTTTACAAATGGGATACGCTGTTCCTGTTGAATACCGTAATCAAGGTAGGGCTAAGAAAGCCATTGAAATGGCTTTAACAGAAATGAAGTTTGGTTATCAAAAAGCTGGTGTTGTAGCATTTTATGTTGAGGCTATTGTTGAACAAGGGAACAAGCCATCGATACGTGTTGCAGAACAAACTATTTCTAAAACTCCACTCTTGATCATCGATCAGTTCTCAAATAAACGTTCCTTACAATATCTACGAAAAATGAAATAAAAAGTCCTTTTTGCTCTAATGGTGTGTCCCTATATTGATTTTTAACACAGATATGCTGTTCATTTAAATTTAACGATTAGAAATTCAACAACCTCATAGTCGCTCACATTTATGATTAATACAGTTTTTTACTCTTGGCAGTCCGATTTGCCAAATAATACAAATAGAGGTTTTTTGGAATCTTGTTTAAAAAAGGCAATATCTAATCTCAAAGAAGTAGGAGATTTCTCTATTGAACTTGCTATAGATCGGGATACTAAGGATGAACCTGGAATGCCAGATATTATTGATACAGTTTTTAAGAAAATTAATAGAGCAAAAATATTTATTGCAGATATTTCTATCATAAATTCTGGTTCTTCCGATAGGAAAACCCCCAATCCAAATGTTTTGATTGAATTAGGATATGCTGCAAAAAGTATCGGATGGGATAAAGTAATTTGTATTTATAATAAAGACTATGGATCGATAGAGGATTTGCCATTTGATATTAGACAAAGGCGTCCAATAATATATAGCCTCAAAGAAGGGAATAAAGATGACGCTAAAGAATATATTTCTAAATCTATTGCTTCAACTATAAAATCTCTTAATGCAAATGGTTCTTTATTTGATATAATAAATGATTTTCACAAGGTGCAAGTAGATACGGAGATCCTCACTATTATAAACCACCTCAGAAAAATTATTTTTGGATATAATCAAGAGCTTTCATTTGAGCTTATTTCAGAATTTTTAAATATTGAGGATATTGCAATTGTGGAAGTCCTTACTGCAAATAGATTTATAGGATTCCAGGTTTTTAAGCGATGGGAAGTAAATGAAAAAAAATTACAAGACATAGTAAATAAGGTTATTTCCTATCATTCTCATGGGAAGGAAACTGCAACTATTATCATTCAATTAATGCAATGGACGGTTGCGTTTGACAGTTTCAATCAATTAAGGAA
It contains:
- a CDS encoding GNAT family N-acetyltransferase — its product is MINPLKALQSFQLELSRGNLKLQPGIIFPDLFLHSDMLGNNNFRLTYVQLENSIVTSFVNFVTCPPIENTACLQMGYAVPVEYRNQGRAKKAIEMALTEMKFGYQKAGVVAFYVEAIVEQGNKPSIRVAEQTISKTPLLIIDQFSNKRSLQYLRKMK